A genomic segment from Desulfurispirillum indicum S5 encodes:
- a CDS encoding ion transporter, whose protein sequence is MGMIQHIVQHQRFQQIVIGLIFTNAVIIGMETYPALYDPNPQLFFWLEQAFLWAFTVEIALRMVAAGSPVRFFKSGWNLFDFVIVASGHLFVGGYFISVLRILRVLRVLRAITVIPSLQRMVAALLRTIPAIGNIMILLSILFYLFAVIGTILYRDELPEYFGSLHTTLLTLFQIVTLESWASGVMRPLMEQAPYAWIYFVVFILSGTFIIVNLFIGVIVTNVQEVATICEKTGEPRPTAQDIRLAEVHSEVQQLRQEMRELATELREKAHRK, encoded by the coding sequence ATGGGAATGATTCAGCATATAGTTCAGCATCAGCGGTTTCAGCAAATCGTTATCGGCCTGATTTTCACCAACGCTGTGATTATCGGCATGGAGACCTACCCTGCGCTGTATGATCCGAACCCTCAGCTGTTTTTCTGGCTTGAGCAGGCTTTCCTGTGGGCCTTTACTGTTGAAATTGCGCTGCGCATGGTTGCCGCCGGCTCACCAGTGCGCTTTTTCAAGAGCGGCTGGAACCTCTTTGACTTTGTAATTGTCGCCAGCGGGCACCTCTTTGTGGGCGGGTACTTTATCTCTGTCCTGCGTATTCTGCGTGTCCTGCGCGTATTGCGGGCGATAACCGTGATTCCCTCCCTGCAGCGCATGGTGGCCGCATTGCTGCGCACCATTCCCGCCATTGGCAATATCATGATTCTGCTCAGCATACTCTTCTATCTTTTTGCCGTGATTGGAACCATACTCTATCGCGATGAACTGCCCGAATACTTCGGCAGCCTGCATACGACGCTGCTGACCCTCTTTCAGATCGTCACCCTGGAGTCCTGGGCCAGCGGAGTCATGCGGCCGCTTATGGAGCAGGCTCCCTATGCCTGGATCTATTTTGTGGTCTTCATCCTCTCTGGCACCTTCATTATAGTGAACCTCTTTATCGGGGTCATCGTCACCAACGTGCAGGAAGTGGCTACCATCTGTGAGAAAACCGGTGAGCCACGTCCAACAGCCCAGGATATTCGCCTGGCCGAGGTGCACTCCGAGGTTCAGCAACTCCGTCAGGAGATGCGGGAGCTGGCGACGGAATTGAGGGAAAAAGCTCACCGGAAGTGA
- a CDS encoding LapA family protein codes for MDGKFDLRKLDVKTLKRIGLGAAALLLVIVLFQNIHSVDTRLLFIKITMPHAVWAILFLGAGFIAGWLMGRARLRREEPQEFEDLEKEDD; via the coding sequence ATGGATGGGAAGTTTGATCTCAGGAAACTTGACGTAAAGACCCTCAAACGCATCGGGCTGGGGGCAGCGGCCCTGCTGCTGGTGATCGTGCTCTTTCAGAACATTCACTCCGTTGATACCCGCCTGCTCTTTATCAAAATCACCATGCCCCATGCGGTCTGGGCCATACTCTTTCTGGGTGCTGGCTTTATTGCCGGATGGCTGATGGGCCGCGCGCGCCTGCGGCGCGAAGAGCCCCAGGAATTTGAAGACCTGGAAAAAGAAGATGACTAG
- a CDS encoding vitamin K epoxide reductase family protein codes for MTTIARWTLVALSTAGFAFCLLNAFGADLACFTQGCQIYSSYEFLGISFYVYGAIAFGLLGVLTFFSTRSRLAAAAFAMLVIAALLADTAFLFYQFLFWPCASCMVVALLLGLIAIVALVLLPWLRHKAYYGIIGLWLFFFIIIAMEIAQEIYLPPWAAYGPENAIVSVYVSPSCPACRELMSKLTSHPELMRQSAIYLIAKDAAEERSIAHYLHQLREGANDFQALQNLFTQEPPADAAPMSWQEKLRLQANTMAMARMGAASIPLVIAPGIMEIPVVQEAAPGESIPASTGIGTLQDLLNRPASSGGGGFGFSAGCSLLNPTEECPDTQEPQ; via the coding sequence ATGACCACCATTGCCCGCTGGACTCTTGTCGCACTCAGCACTGCCGGATTTGCCTTCTGCCTCCTGAACGCCTTTGGTGCCGATCTGGCCTGTTTCACCCAGGGTTGCCAGATCTACTCCAGTTACGAATTTCTGGGCATCTCCTTCTATGTATATGGAGCCATTGCTTTTGGCCTGCTGGGCGTGCTGACTTTTTTCTCCACCCGCAGCCGCCTTGCCGCAGCCGCCTTTGCCATGCTTGTCATTGCAGCACTCCTGGCCGATACCGCCTTTCTCTTCTACCAGTTTCTCTTCTGGCCCTGCGCCAGCTGCATGGTCGTAGCACTTTTGCTGGGACTCATTGCCATTGTCGCTCTTGTGCTGCTGCCCTGGCTGCGGCACAAAGCCTACTATGGGATAATTGGTCTGTGGCTTTTCTTCTTTATTATCATCGCCATGGAAATTGCCCAGGAAATCTATCTGCCCCCCTGGGCAGCCTATGGCCCCGAAAACGCCATCGTCAGCGTCTATGTTTCACCCTCATGCCCCGCCTGCCGGGAGTTGATGTCCAAGCTCACTTCCCATCCTGAGCTGATGCGCCAAAGCGCCATCTACCTTATCGCCAAGGATGCTGCCGAGGAACGCTCCATTGCCCACTACCTGCACCAACTCCGCGAAGGAGCCAATGACTTCCAGGCCCTGCAGAATCTCTTTACCCAGGAACCACCTGCCGACGCTGCTCCCATGAGCTGGCAGGAGAAACTGCGACTGCAGGCCAATACCATGGCCATGGCCCGCATGGGAGCAGCCAGCATACCACTGGTCATTGCACCCGGGATTATGGAAATACCGGTTGTTCAGGAAGCTGCACCAGGGGAAAGCATTCCCGCCAGCACTGGAATCGGCACACTTCAGGATCTGCTGAACCGCCCCGCCTCCTCGGGGGGAGGTGGTTTTGGCTTCAGCGCCGGATGTTCGCTATTGAACCCCACGGAGGAGTGCCCGGACACACAGGAGCCGCAATAG
- a CDS encoding methyl-accepting chemotaxis protein codes for MFQNLSMQLKFMASLIAVGVLVLVSAIVFTSFEKKRYVEQRIAEIADVLQQQVEDSVRDKEENTLGIAIALASSSSIKEGMILNERAGLLQELRELAQVFRDATEVNNLRVHLHDERGYTILRTFRPDLFGDDLTSFRPTAQRIRTEQRPFTALEPGASEVTLRAMAPVFNHGSYIGAVEISTGFGSVSRDFLSRGDRYIVLLNERALQVSTGLRNNQKIGPFVVANDTWFCAETIAFAQKVDYQFLQQHGYAFTDEYFVTFAPLTDYTGTLIGMQLVGQPLDVFNAAFVSSDRIKNSLMLAMIAAVVIMIAVVYLLLKSVIAPPIQRTVQVASTIARGDFRQEVPVLSRDEIGQLADTFNTMNEQLSGTLSEINMAVSSVSSSSEELSATASQLAQGADNQSQSTGELAVAVNEMHATVEQIAQNIHQTSDRAQNASEASLEGRKAVLAAVQKMDEIAGNVADSSRVIQSLGATVGEIGKITGVIDEIADQTNLLALNAAIEAARAGESGRGFAVVADEVRKLAERTQDATGEINTMIQGLQRQASSAVTSIEASVRNVETGTQTARQAGQKLDEIAALTQEMADMIAQIAAAAQQQAATTNQIAGSVEGIRGITEENAHQAAAISQAAADLSRIAEDLSSQTSRFRLKGESNRPWLPA; via the coding sequence ATGTTTCAGAATCTTTCCATGCAATTGAAGTTCATGGCCAGCCTGATCGCCGTTGGCGTCCTGGTGCTGGTTTCGGCAATCGTCTTTACCAGCTTTGAAAAAAAGCGCTATGTCGAGCAGCGCATCGCAGAAATCGCGGACGTGCTGCAGCAACAAGTGGAAGACAGCGTGCGCGACAAAGAGGAAAATACCCTTGGAATCGCCATTGCCCTGGCATCCAGCAGCAGCATCAAAGAGGGCATGATCCTGAACGAGCGGGCCGGACTGCTCCAGGAGCTGCGTGAGCTCGCTCAGGTCTTTCGCGACGCAACCGAAGTCAATAACCTGCGCGTCCACCTGCACGACGAGCGGGGTTACACAATCCTGAGAACCTTCCGACCCGATCTCTTTGGTGACGACCTGACCTCGTTTCGCCCAACCGCCCAGCGCATTCGCACAGAGCAGAGGCCCTTCACGGCCCTGGAGCCGGGAGCCAGCGAGGTGACCCTGCGCGCCATGGCTCCGGTTTTCAACCATGGAAGCTACATCGGCGCCGTGGAAATATCCACTGGATTTGGCAGCGTCAGTCGAGACTTTCTGTCCCGTGGCGACCGCTACATTGTGCTGCTGAACGAGCGCGCTCTTCAGGTGAGTACCGGGCTGAGAAACAATCAGAAAATCGGCCCCTTTGTGGTGGCCAACGATACCTGGTTCTGCGCTGAGACTATCGCCTTTGCTCAGAAAGTCGACTATCAGTTTCTCCAGCAACACGGTTACGCCTTTACTGACGAGTATTTTGTCACTTTTGCTCCCCTCACTGACTATACGGGTACGTTGATCGGCATGCAGCTGGTGGGGCAGCCCCTGGACGTATTTAACGCCGCCTTTGTATCATCGGATCGCATTAAGAACTCCCTGATGTTGGCCATGATCGCAGCGGTCGTCATCATGATCGCAGTCGTATACCTGTTGCTAAAATCTGTCATCGCCCCTCCCATACAGCGCACGGTTCAGGTCGCCAGCACCATCGCCAGGGGGGATTTCCGCCAGGAGGTTCCCGTACTCTCCCGCGATGAAATAGGCCAGCTGGCTGACACCTTCAACACGATGAACGAGCAGCTCAGTGGCACCCTGAGTGAAATCAACATGGCCGTCTCTTCCGTCTCATCCAGCTCCGAAGAGCTCTCGGCCACTGCTTCCCAGCTCGCCCAGGGCGCCGACAACCAGTCCCAGAGTACCGGGGAGCTGGCAGTTGCTGTCAACGAAATGCACGCCACCGTAGAGCAGATCGCCCAGAATATCCACCAGACTTCCGACCGGGCCCAGAATGCCAGTGAGGCCTCCCTGGAAGGTCGCAAGGCCGTTCTGGCTGCCGTGCAGAAAATGGACGAAATCGCCGGCAACGTTGCCGACTCTTCCCGGGTGATACAGTCACTGGGTGCAACCGTAGGGGAAATCGGAAAAATCACAGGCGTCATAGACGAAATAGCCGACCAGACGAATCTCCTGGCCCTCAACGCTGCCATTGAAGCCGCACGGGCCGGAGAGTCCGGCAGAGGGTTTGCCGTAGTCGCCGATGAAGTGCGCAAACTGGCGGAGCGAACCCAGGACGCCACCGGCGAAATCAACACCATGATTCAAGGCCTGCAGAGGCAGGCATCCTCGGCGGTCACCAGCATTGAAGCCAGTGTACGCAACGTGGAAACCGGCACCCAGACGGCCCGCCAGGCAGGACAGAAACTGGACGAAATTGCGGCGCTGACCCAGGAAATGGCCGACATGATTGCCCAGATTGCCGCAGCAGCTCAGCAGCAGGCCGCCACCACCAATCAGATCGCCGGCAGCGTCGAAGGCATCCGGGGCATCACCGAGGAAAACGCTCACCAGGCAGCCGCCATCTCCCAGGCAGCCGCTGACCTGAGCCGCATCGCTGAAGATCTCAGCTCCCAGACATCGCGCTTCCGCCTCAAAGGCGAATCCAACCGCCCGTGGCTTCCCGCCTGA
- a CDS encoding DUF3373 domain-containing protein: MRKIISISLAIAATASMSYAQANTELQELRQQIQQLEQRQQELEKQRFDQRLSRVEAQAMGDNLKFDVDYRVTMDSLKYKLHSGATQENSSLLANRMILGMNFRPNDSVRFAGKLAYNKAFGDTANHSQSNTDPGYANFDWVVNENPLDNTLKVKEAYFHYATSMGSVPFAASLGRRPSTDGFLAHLREGDSHYQSPLAHSINVEFDGASFTWQLEGLIGLPGSSFKICTGRGLTNANPRFDMMGYDYAKDESLHSNIDMLGFIFQPYSDGQYTVQTQAFKAWNLIGFTGADMMAYQNAVGTFMMDPDPNNLANNYVNMMMAQPSFSDVGDMYGATVSVLANGVGDFNSFLDNTKLFVSYAVSQTLPNDSMSMLGSTDNKTGYSIWMGAEIPGMITRNGRLGFEYNEGSKYWRSFTYGEDTMIGSKLAARGKAYEAYYTQPLVGNTLSMQLRYTYIDYDYTGSNAFFGDDGAPQTIADAAAAGAAMGMDPVDSASDIRLSFRYRF; the protein is encoded by the coding sequence ATGCGCAAAATCATCAGCATTTCACTGGCCATTGCGGCAACGGCATCAATGAGCTACGCCCAGGCCAACACGGAACTTCAGGAACTTCGGCAACAAATCCAGCAGTTGGAGCAGCGACAGCAGGAGCTCGAGAAACAGCGCTTCGACCAGCGCCTCTCACGGGTGGAAGCCCAGGCCATGGGGGACAACCTCAAATTTGATGTGGACTACCGGGTTACCATGGACAGCCTGAAATACAAGCTGCACAGTGGCGCCACCCAGGAAAACAGCTCTTTGCTTGCCAATCGCATGATTCTGGGCATGAATTTCCGCCCCAACGACAGTGTGCGCTTTGCCGGTAAGCTCGCTTACAACAAAGCATTCGGCGACACCGCCAACCACAGCCAGTCCAATACAGACCCCGGTTACGCCAACTTCGACTGGGTCGTCAACGAAAACCCCCTGGACAACACCCTCAAGGTCAAGGAAGCCTATTTCCACTACGCCACCTCCATGGGCAGCGTTCCTTTTGCCGCCAGTCTGGGGCGACGCCCTTCCACTGACGGTTTCCTGGCCCACCTGCGCGAGGGCGACTCCCACTATCAGTCGCCCCTGGCCCACTCCATCAATGTGGAGTTTGATGGAGCCAGCTTCACCTGGCAGCTCGAAGGCTTGATTGGCCTTCCCGGCAGCAGCTTTAAAATCTGCACAGGACGCGGTCTCACCAATGCCAACCCCCGCTTTGACATGATGGGCTACGACTACGCCAAAGACGAGAGCCTGCACAGCAACATCGACATGCTGGGCTTTATCTTCCAGCCGTACAGCGATGGTCAGTACACCGTGCAGACCCAGGCGTTCAAGGCGTGGAATCTCATCGGGTTTACCGGCGCGGATATGATGGCGTACCAGAACGCGGTGGGCACCTTCATGATGGATCCTGACCCCAACAACCTTGCCAACAACTACGTCAACATGATGATGGCCCAGCCCTCCTTCTCCGATGTGGGCGACATGTACGGCGCGACGGTGAGTGTGCTGGCCAATGGGGTTGGCGACTTCAACAGTTTCCTGGATAACACCAAACTCTTCGTCAGTTATGCCGTCAGCCAGACCCTGCCCAACGACAGCATGAGCATGCTGGGCAGCACTGATAACAAGACCGGCTACTCCATCTGGATGGGAGCGGAAATTCCCGGCATGATCACCAGAAACGGCCGCCTGGGATTTGAGTACAACGAGGGAAGCAAGTACTGGAGAAGTTTCACCTACGGTGAAGATACCATGATCGGCTCCAAGCTCGCGGCTCGTGGCAAAGCGTACGAGGCGTACTATACCCAGCCCCTGGTGGGCAACACCCTCAGCATGCAGCTGCGCTACACCTATATTGACTATGATTACACTGGCAGCAATGCCTTCTTTGGCGATGATGGCGCACCGCAGACCATTGCCGATGCCGCCGCTGCTGGTGCAGCCATGGGAATGGACCCCGTTGACAGCGCGTCAGACATTCGCCTGAGCTTCCGCTACCGTTTTTGA
- a CDS encoding rhodanese-like domain-containing protein, whose translation MQTISRFRRILFGWVLLCSATTAASASDISVMEAATLIESQHDVLVLDIREDWERRQGHIPGTMHLPMGLIPHHLKQLPRDRTIILTCRTGNRTGQLTRYLQQQGFDNVLNMAGGIVAWTQAGLEITPPEPATFSMNPERTP comes from the coding sequence ATGCAGACCATCTCCAGATTCAGGCGTATTCTCTTCGGATGGGTGCTGCTTTGCTCAGCAACCACAGCTGCCAGCGCTTCTGACATCAGCGTCATGGAGGCTGCCACACTGATCGAAAGTCAGCATGATGTACTGGTTCTCGACATCCGCGAAGACTGGGAGCGCCGCCAGGGCCATATTCCCGGCACCATGCACCTGCCCATGGGACTTATCCCCCACCACCTGAAGCAGCTGCCCCGTGATCGCACTATCATCCTCACCTGCCGCACCGGCAATCGCACGGGGCAGCTTACCCGCTATCTGCAGCAACAGGGCTTTGACAATGTTCTCAACATGGCCGGTGGCATTGTCGCCTGGACCCAGGCAGGTCTGGAAATCACTCCCCCTGAACCCGCAACCTTCAGCATGAACCCGGAGCGCACACCATGA
- the carB gene encoding carbamoyl-phosphate synthase large subunit, with protein MPKRTDIKKILVIGSGPIVIGQACEFDYSGTQAIKALKEEGYEVVLINSNPATIMTDAQMADATYIEPITASVIEKIIEKERPCAILPTVGGQTALNAAVEVAETGILKKYNVEMIGANLKAIQKGEDRELFKEAMNRIGLEMPRCGYAHSLEEARKIVREMGLPAIIRPSFTLGGSGGGIAYNMEEFDEIVASGLDASPSREILIDESIIGWKEYEMEVMRDKNDNVVIICSIENFDPMGVHTGDSITVAPAQTLSDKEYQLMRDATIKVIREIGVDTGGSNVQFAVNPDDGRLVIIEMNPRVSRSSALASKATGFPIAKIAAKLAVGYTLDEIPNDITKETPASFEPTIDYVVVKYPRFTFEKFPNANATLTTQMKSVGEAMSIGRTFKESFQKVLRSLEIDSYGFESRLSEEQIKKPNSDTIALIENKLRIPNWERVWYIGDAFRIGFTIERIHQITNIDPWFLEELRQIVEMDERIAHLGSYRDLNTDLLRQIKEMGFSDRRIAQLTSTDEQSIERLRKDQGVVPVFKRIDTCGAEFEAQTPYLYSTYEEECEAAPTDRKKIMIIGGGPNRIGQGIEFDYCCCHAAFALSEDGFETIMVNCNPETVSTDYDTSDRLYFEPVTREDILSIVEKEKPHGLIIQFGGQTPLKLAVALEKANVPILGTSPDAIDRAEDRERFKKLVEKLELKQPANATATSEAQALEIAERIGYPVVVRPSYVLGGRAMEIVYNVDALKNYMEKAVKASPEHPVLIDHFLEHATEVDVDAVCDGENVIVAGIMEHIEEAGIHSGDSACSLPPKSLSAEICEEIRRQTRLLALELKVVGLMNIQFAIKGGEIYLIEVNPRASRTVPFVSKATGIPFAKIAALVMAGRKLPELGLTRDVEPEYFSVKESVFPFIKFPGVDTILGPEMRSTGEVMGIDPEFGIAFAKAQSGAGGTLPLKGTVFISVRNEDKEHIPDIARKLIALGFKVVATRGTAAYLKSKGIEATPVHKVNEGRPNIVDLIVNGSIALVFNTPGGEKTKADALSIRRSVLTYKVPYFTTVEGAKAAVTAIEAEKNDQLHVKPLQEHYLNNAYLKDMPLR; from the coding sequence GTGCCAAAACGCACTGATATAAAAAAGATTCTTGTCATCGGCTCCGGTCCTATTGTCATCGGTCAGGCCTGCGAATTTGACTATTCCGGCACCCAGGCGATCAAGGCGCTCAAGGAGGAGGGGTATGAGGTCGTCCTGATCAACTCCAACCCCGCCACCATCATGACGGATGCCCAGATGGCCGATGCCACCTATATCGAGCCTATTACCGCCAGTGTTATCGAGAAAATCATAGAGAAAGAGCGCCCCTGCGCCATTCTGCCCACAGTGGGTGGCCAGACGGCCCTGAACGCTGCGGTGGAAGTTGCGGAAACGGGTATTCTGAAAAAATATAATGTGGAAATGATCGGCGCAAACCTCAAGGCCATCCAGAAAGGCGAAGATCGCGAGCTGTTCAAGGAGGCCATGAACCGCATTGGCCTGGAAATGCCCCGCTGCGGCTACGCCCACTCCCTTGAGGAGGCCCGGAAAATCGTCCGTGAAATGGGCCTGCCCGCCATCATCCGCCCCTCATTCACCCTGGGTGGTTCCGGTGGCGGTATTGCCTATAACATGGAGGAGTTTGACGAGATCGTCGCCAGCGGCCTGGACGCTTCGCCTTCCCGTGAAATTCTGATCGATGAGTCCATCATCGGCTGGAAAGAGTACGAGATGGAGGTCATGCGCGACAAGAACGACAACGTGGTCATCATCTGCTCCATCGAAAATTTCGACCCCATGGGAGTGCACACCGGCGATTCCATCACCGTGGCTCCTGCCCAGACCCTTTCCGATAAAGAATACCAGCTCATGCGCGATGCCACCATCAAGGTCATCCGCGAGATCGGCGTCGACACCGGCGGCTCCAACGTGCAATTTGCCGTCAACCCCGATGATGGCCGCCTGGTGATCATTGAAATGAATCCGCGGGTCAGCCGTTCCTCGGCTCTGGCCTCCAAGGCCACCGGCTTCCCCATCGCCAAAATCGCCGCCAAGCTGGCTGTTGGCTACACCCTGGATGAGATTCCCAACGACATCACCAAGGAGACCCCAGCCAGTTTTGAACCCACCATCGACTATGTGGTGGTGAAATACCCCCGCTTTACTTTTGAAAAGTTCCCCAACGCCAACGCCACCCTGACCACTCAGATGAAGAGTGTGGGTGAAGCCATGAGTATTGGCCGTACCTTCAAGGAGTCTTTTCAGAAGGTGCTGCGCAGTCTGGAAATCGACTCCTACGGTTTTGAAAGTCGCCTGAGCGAGGAGCAGATCAAAAAACCCAACTCCGATACCATCGCGCTGATCGAAAACAAGCTGCGCATTCCTAACTGGGAGCGGGTCTGGTACATCGGCGACGCCTTCCGTATCGGCTTTACCATTGAGCGCATCCACCAGATCACCAATATCGACCCCTGGTTCCTGGAAGAGCTGCGCCAGATTGTGGAAATGGATGAACGTATCGCTCATCTGGGCTCCTACCGCGACCTGAACACTGACCTGCTGCGCCAGATCAAGGAGATGGGCTTCAGCGACCGTCGCATCGCCCAGCTCACCAGCACCGATGAACAGAGTATTGAGCGCCTGCGCAAAGATCAGGGCGTTGTCCCGGTCTTTAAGCGCATCGACACCTGTGGTGCCGAGTTTGAGGCCCAGACGCCCTACCTCTACAGCACCTATGAAGAGGAGTGCGAGGCGGCCCCCACCGACCGCAAGAAGATCATGATCATCGGTGGCGGACCCAACCGTATCGGACAGGGCATCGAGTTTGACTACTGCTGCTGCCACGCCGCCTTCGCCCTCAGTGAAGATGGCTTTGAAACCATTATGGTCAACTGCAACCCCGAAACCGTCTCCACCGACTATGATACCTCCGACCGCCTCTACTTTGAACCGGTGACCCGTGAGGATATCCTCTCCATCGTGGAAAAGGAGAAACCCCACGGCCTGATTATCCAGTTCGGCGGCCAGACACCCCTGAAACTGGCTGTAGCCCTGGAAAAAGCCAATGTGCCCATCCTGGGAACATCCCCCGACGCCATCGACCGCGCCGAGGACCGCGAGCGCTTCAAAAAACTGGTGGAAAAGCTGGAGCTCAAGCAGCCTGCCAACGCCACCGCCACCAGCGAAGCCCAGGCGCTGGAAATTGCCGAGCGCATTGGCTATCCCGTGGTGGTACGCCCGTCATACGTGCTGGGTGGCCGGGCCATGGAGATCGTCTACAATGTGGACGCCCTGAAAAACTATATGGAAAAGGCCGTCAAGGCCTCGCCTGAGCATCCTGTGCTCATTGACCACTTCCTGGAGCACGCCACCGAGGTGGATGTTGACGCCGTGTGCGATGGCGAAAACGTCATCGTGGCTGGCATCATGGAACATATCGAGGAAGCGGGCATCCACTCTGGCGACTCAGCCTGCTCCCTGCCTCCCAAGAGCCTCTCTGCGGAAATCTGCGAAGAGATCCGCCGTCAGACCCGCCTGCTGGCCCTGGAGCTGAAGGTAGTCGGGCTGATGAATATCCAGTTCGCCATCAAAGGCGGCGAGATTTATCTCATTGAAGTCAATCCCCGCGCCAGCCGCACGGTACCCTTTGTCTCCAAGGCCACCGGCATTCCCTTTGCCAAGATCGCGGCGCTGGTCATGGCCGGTCGCAAGCTGCCGGAGCTGGGCCTGACCCGCGATGTGGAACCCGAGTACTTCAGCGTCAAGGAGTCGGTCTTCCCCTTTATTAAATTCCCGGGTGTCGACACCATTCTGGGGCCGGAAATGCGCTCCACCGGCGAAGTCATGGGCATTGACCCCGAATTCGGTATCGCCTTTGCCAAAGCCCAGTCCGGTGCCGGCGGCACCCTGCCCCTCAAGGGAACAGTGTTTATCAGCGTGCGCAATGAAGACAAGGAACATATTCCCGATATTGCCCGCAAGCTTATCGCTCTGGGCTTCAAGGTTGTCGCGACCCGCGGTACAGCTGCCTACCTCAAGAGCAAGGGAATTGAGGCGACACCCGTGCACAAGGTGAACGAAGGCCGCCCCAACATTGTCGACCTGATTGTCAACGGCAGCATTGCCCTGGTATTCAATACCCCCGGCGGCGAAAAGACCAAGGCCGATGCCCTGTCCATCCGTCGCAGTGTTCTGACCTACAAGGTCCCCTACTTCACCACCGTGGAAGGCGCAAAAGCCGCCGTAACAGCCATTGAGGCGGAGAAAAACGACCAGCTGCATGTCAAACCTCTCCAGGAACACTACCTGAACAACGCTTACCTGAAGGATATGCCATTGCGCTGA
- a CDS encoding M48 family metalloprotease → MTRSVCEMSVCLLRRDFLYLGVAAGTLAFLPGCSKNPVTGRRELMLMSASQEVDIDRENAPHQISADYGVVQDARLAEYVSGVGQAMVPRTHRPDMPYSFNCLGATYINAYAFPGGTIGITRGILLTMESEAELAALIGHEIGHVSARHTSQRMSRGMLASLAVAGAAVAFVDERYAGVAAGLGAIGAGVLLASYGRDQEREADALGLEYTVRSGYSPEGFVGLMSMLNDLSGSREYNRVELLFSTHPMSRERYETALRQARSGRYDASKPLHRERYMDNTASLRAIRGAIEATQRGDAEMAGKRYDKAQEHYATALKIAPRDYATHLMMAKCLLAQEKPAEAAVYARNGRDLSPAEPQAHHVLGFASLQQGQFEQSLQAFSSYQQMLPGNPNTIFFIGYSHEGLGNRPAAAQHYEAFLKQVQDGPNAQHARQRLAQWSS, encoded by the coding sequence ATGACTAGAAGTGTCTGTGAGATGAGTGTTTGCCTTCTCCGACGAGACTTTCTGTATCTGGGTGTTGCTGCTGGCACTCTGGCTTTCCTGCCCGGCTGCTCCAAGAATCCGGTCACGGGTCGCCGTGAGCTGATGCTCATGTCAGCCAGCCAGGAAGTGGATATTGATCGGGAAAATGCGCCCCATCAGATATCCGCTGACTATGGTGTCGTGCAGGATGCGCGCCTGGCAGAATATGTCTCCGGGGTGGGTCAGGCTATGGTTCCCAGGACCCATCGGCCGGACATGCCCTACAGCTTCAATTGCCTGGGCGCCACCTATATTAATGCCTACGCCTTTCCCGGTGGTACCATCGGCATCACCCGCGGAATTCTCCTGACCATGGAGAGTGAGGCCGAACTGGCTGCCCTGATCGGCCATGAGATTGGCCACGTCAGTGCTCGCCACACCTCCCAGCGCATGAGCCGTGGCATGCTTGCCAGCCTGGCCGTCGCCGGGGCCGCTGTTGCCTTTGTCGATGAGCGCTATGCTGGCGTAGCGGCTGGACTGGGTGCCATCGGGGCCGGAGTGCTGCTGGCCAGCTATGGTCGGGATCAGGAACGGGAAGCCGACGCCCTGGGGCTTGAATATACGGTCAGGAGTGGCTACAGTCCCGAGGGGTTCGTGGGTCTGATGTCCATGCTCAATGACCTTTCGGGCAGCCGGGAATACAATCGGGTGGAGTTGCTCTTTTCCACCCACCCCATGAGCCGTGAGCGCTATGAAACTGCCCTGCGCCAGGCGCGCAGTGGCCGTTACGATGCCAGTAAGCCTCTGCACCGGGAGCGCTACATGGATAATACCGCATCCCTGCGGGCTATCCGTGGCGCCATCGAGGCCACCCAGCGTGGTGACGCCGAAATGGCGGGCAAGCGTTACGATAAGGCCCAGGAACACTATGCCACAGCCCTGAAAATTGCTCCCCGCGACTACGCCACCCATCTGATGATGGCCAAGTGCCTGCTGGCGCAGGAAAAGCCAGCAGAAGCCGCCGTCTATGCCCGCAACGGTCGCGACCTCTCTCCTGCAGAGCCCCAGGCCCACCATGTTCTGGGCTTTGCCTCCCTGCAGCAGGGACAGTTTGAGCAGTCGCTGCAGGCGTTCAGCAGCTACCAGCAGATGCTGCCTGGCAACCCTAATACCATTTTCTTTATCGGCTACAGCCATGAAGGCCTTGGCAACCGCCCTGCAGCTGCCCAGCATTACGAAGCCTTTCTCAAGCAGGTTCAGGATGGACCCAACGCGCAGCATGCCCGCCAGCGGCTGGCGCAGTGGAGCAGTTAG